In a single window of the Cygnus olor isolate bCygOlo1 chromosome 5, bCygOlo1.pri.v2, whole genome shotgun sequence genome:
- the TRMT5 gene encoding tRNA (guanine(37)-N1)-methyltransferase isoform X1: protein MHLIRRDPTAGSRWMLWRFGYSARLLKTNHSGTAASNTSFPAVWMLLAQHSGRIPGLSAVAQKASFCTMRETVEDNANPELYSPHPEVRGMTLLNREAFKRTVVVPVLKVKKEIVHTLMKSLKHTVLQRPGLKRVIEDPGDEGSKLVILDPHKVPEFSLGQAEQEVLKQLNIPPEVSRYNLELTYENFKSEEILRAVLPEGQDVASGFSRVGHIAHFNLRDHQLPYRHLIGQVIIDKNPGITCVVNKTSIIDSTYRNFQMEVLAGESNLVTKVKENNISYDLDFAKVYWNPRLSTEHGRIVELLKPGDVLFDVFAGIGPFAIPAAKKKCVVFANDLNPESYKWLLHNCKLNKVDNKIKAFNLDGRDFLLGPVREELSKALALEKEEQKPAVHIVMNLPASALEFLHVFRHLLVGEPCSAAVLPTVHCYGFSKHENPAKEIQERAEASLGASLDGRCSTYLVRNVAPNKEMLCISFQVPADVLYKRPCPAEEKPASKRLRTSKDFTEENLAS, encoded by the exons ATGCATCTTATCAGAAGAGATCCAACAGCGGGATCAAGATG GATGTTATGGAGATTTGGATACTCTGCCAGACTACTGAAAACTAATCATTCTGGGACAGCTGCATCAAATACATCATTTCCAGCAGTTTGGATGCTATTGGCGCAACATTCTGGCAGAATACCTGGACTCTCTGCGGTAGCTCAGAAAGCCAGTTTTTGTACAATGCGTGAAACCGTGGAGGATAACGCCAACCCAGAACTGTACTCGCCGCATCCCGAAGTGCGTGGGATGACCCTGCTCAACAGAGAAGCTTTCAAAAGGACGGTCGTTGTTCCGGTTCttaaagtaaagaaagaaatcgTACATACTTTGATGAAGTCCCTGAAGCACACGGTACTACAGCGTCCTGGTCTAAAGCGAGTGATTGAGGATCCAGGAGACGAGGGCAGTAAACTTGTTATACTGGATCCTCATAAAGTACCAGAATTCTCACTGGgacaggcagagcaggaggtaTTAAAGCAGCTTAACATTCCTCCTGAGGTATCCAGGTATAACTTGGAGCTGACTTACGAGAATTTCAAGTCAGAGGAGATCCTCCGGGCAGTCCTTCCTGAAGGCCAGGATGTCGCCTCTGGTTTTAGCCGCGTTGGTCACATAGCTCATTTCAATCTTAGGGACCATCAGCTCCCTTACAGACATTTGATCG GACAGGTTATAATCGACAAGAATCCAGGCATCACCTGTGTGGTGAATAAAACCAGCATTATTGACAGCACGTACAGAAACTTTCAAATGGAAGTGCTCGCTGGAGAGAGCAACCTGGTCACTAAG gtcaaagaaaataatatctcATATGACTTGGACTTTGCTAAGGTCTACTGGAACCCCCGTCTTTCCACAGAACATGGCCGTATCGTTGAGCTTTTAAAGCCCGGGGATGTCCTTTTCGATGTCTTTGCTGGGATCGGACCTTTTGCTATcccagcagcaaagaaaaagtgcGTCGTATTTGCAAATGATCTCAACCCTGAATCCTACAAATGGCTTCTGCACAACTGCAAGCTAAACAAAGTAGACAACAAAATCAAAGCATTCAACCTGGATGGCAGAGACTTCCTCCTGGGGCCAGTAAGAGAAGAACTTAGTAAAGCGCTCGCACTTGAAAAAGAGGAGCAGAAACCCGCTGTCCATATAGTCATGAATTTGCCAGCTTCGGCTCTtgaatttctgcatgttttcaggCATCTCTTGGTCGGAGAGCCCTGCAGCGCTGCTGTCCTTCCCACGGTGCACTGCTACGGCTTCTCCAAACATGAAAACCCAGCCAAAGAGATTCAAGAACGGGCCGAGGCTTCGCTGGGAGCCTCCCTAGACGGGCGCTGTTCTACGTACCTGGTGAGGAACGTTGCCCCGAACAAGGAGATGCTGTGCATTAGCTTCCAGGTTCCAGCGGATGTGCTGTACAAGAGGCCCTGCCCTGCTGAAG AAAAACCAGCCTCTAAGCGTCTGCGTACCAGCAAAgattttactgaagaaaatttagCGAGTTGA
- the TRMT5 gene encoding tRNA (guanine(37)-N1)-methyltransferase isoform X2 — protein sequence MRMLWRFGYSARLLKTNHSGTAASNTSFPAVWMLLAQHSGRIPGLSAVAQKASFCTMRETVEDNANPELYSPHPEVRGMTLLNREAFKRTVVVPVLKVKKEIVHTLMKSLKHTVLQRPGLKRVIEDPGDEGSKLVILDPHKVPEFSLGQAEQEVLKQLNIPPEVSRYNLELTYENFKSEEILRAVLPEGQDVASGFSRVGHIAHFNLRDHQLPYRHLIGQVIIDKNPGITCVVNKTSIIDSTYRNFQMEVLAGESNLVTKVKENNISYDLDFAKVYWNPRLSTEHGRIVELLKPGDVLFDVFAGIGPFAIPAAKKKCVVFANDLNPESYKWLLHNCKLNKVDNKIKAFNLDGRDFLLGPVREELSKALALEKEEQKPAVHIVMNLPASALEFLHVFRHLLVGEPCSAAVLPTVHCYGFSKHENPAKEIQERAEASLGASLDGRCSTYLVRNVAPNKEMLCISFQVPADVLYKRPCPAEEKPASKRLRTSKDFTEENLAS from the exons ATGAG GATGTTATGGAGATTTGGATACTCTGCCAGACTACTGAAAACTAATCATTCTGGGACAGCTGCATCAAATACATCATTTCCAGCAGTTTGGATGCTATTGGCGCAACATTCTGGCAGAATACCTGGACTCTCTGCGGTAGCTCAGAAAGCCAGTTTTTGTACAATGCGTGAAACCGTGGAGGATAACGCCAACCCAGAACTGTACTCGCCGCATCCCGAAGTGCGTGGGATGACCCTGCTCAACAGAGAAGCTTTCAAAAGGACGGTCGTTGTTCCGGTTCttaaagtaaagaaagaaatcgTACATACTTTGATGAAGTCCCTGAAGCACACGGTACTACAGCGTCCTGGTCTAAAGCGAGTGATTGAGGATCCAGGAGACGAGGGCAGTAAACTTGTTATACTGGATCCTCATAAAGTACCAGAATTCTCACTGGgacaggcagagcaggaggtaTTAAAGCAGCTTAACATTCCTCCTGAGGTATCCAGGTATAACTTGGAGCTGACTTACGAGAATTTCAAGTCAGAGGAGATCCTCCGGGCAGTCCTTCCTGAAGGCCAGGATGTCGCCTCTGGTTTTAGCCGCGTTGGTCACATAGCTCATTTCAATCTTAGGGACCATCAGCTCCCTTACAGACATTTGATCG GACAGGTTATAATCGACAAGAATCCAGGCATCACCTGTGTGGTGAATAAAACCAGCATTATTGACAGCACGTACAGAAACTTTCAAATGGAAGTGCTCGCTGGAGAGAGCAACCTGGTCACTAAG gtcaaagaaaataatatctcATATGACTTGGACTTTGCTAAGGTCTACTGGAACCCCCGTCTTTCCACAGAACATGGCCGTATCGTTGAGCTTTTAAAGCCCGGGGATGTCCTTTTCGATGTCTTTGCTGGGATCGGACCTTTTGCTATcccagcagcaaagaaaaagtgcGTCGTATTTGCAAATGATCTCAACCCTGAATCCTACAAATGGCTTCTGCACAACTGCAAGCTAAACAAAGTAGACAACAAAATCAAAGCATTCAACCTGGATGGCAGAGACTTCCTCCTGGGGCCAGTAAGAGAAGAACTTAGTAAAGCGCTCGCACTTGAAAAAGAGGAGCAGAAACCCGCTGTCCATATAGTCATGAATTTGCCAGCTTCGGCTCTtgaatttctgcatgttttcaggCATCTCTTGGTCGGAGAGCCCTGCAGCGCTGCTGTCCTTCCCACGGTGCACTGCTACGGCTTCTCCAAACATGAAAACCCAGCCAAAGAGATTCAAGAACGGGCCGAGGCTTCGCTGGGAGCCTCCCTAGACGGGCGCTGTTCTACGTACCTGGTGAGGAACGTTGCCCCGAACAAGGAGATGCTGTGCATTAGCTTCCAGGTTCCAGCGGATGTGCTGTACAAGAGGCCCTGCCCTGCTGAAG AAAAACCAGCCTCTAAGCGTCTGCGTACCAGCAAAgattttactgaagaaaatttagCGAGTTGA
- the TRMT5 gene encoding tRNA (guanine(37)-N1)-methyltransferase isoform X3 → MLWRFGYSARLLKTNHSGTAASNTSFPAVWMLLAQHSGRIPGLSAVAQKASFCTMRETVEDNANPELYSPHPEVRGMTLLNREAFKRTVVVPVLKVKKEIVHTLMKSLKHTVLQRPGLKRVIEDPGDEGSKLVILDPHKVPEFSLGQAEQEVLKQLNIPPEVSRYNLELTYENFKSEEILRAVLPEGQDVASGFSRVGHIAHFNLRDHQLPYRHLIGQVIIDKNPGITCVVNKTSIIDSTYRNFQMEVLAGESNLVTKVKENNISYDLDFAKVYWNPRLSTEHGRIVELLKPGDVLFDVFAGIGPFAIPAAKKKCVVFANDLNPESYKWLLHNCKLNKVDNKIKAFNLDGRDFLLGPVREELSKALALEKEEQKPAVHIVMNLPASALEFLHVFRHLLVGEPCSAAVLPTVHCYGFSKHENPAKEIQERAEASLGASLDGRCSTYLVRNVAPNKEMLCISFQVPADVLYKRPCPAEEKPASKRLRTSKDFTEENLAS, encoded by the exons ATGTTATGGAGATTTGGATACTCTGCCAGACTACTGAAAACTAATCATTCTGGGACAGCTGCATCAAATACATCATTTCCAGCAGTTTGGATGCTATTGGCGCAACATTCTGGCAGAATACCTGGACTCTCTGCGGTAGCTCAGAAAGCCAGTTTTTGTACAATGCGTGAAACCGTGGAGGATAACGCCAACCCAGAACTGTACTCGCCGCATCCCGAAGTGCGTGGGATGACCCTGCTCAACAGAGAAGCTTTCAAAAGGACGGTCGTTGTTCCGGTTCttaaagtaaagaaagaaatcgTACATACTTTGATGAAGTCCCTGAAGCACACGGTACTACAGCGTCCTGGTCTAAAGCGAGTGATTGAGGATCCAGGAGACGAGGGCAGTAAACTTGTTATACTGGATCCTCATAAAGTACCAGAATTCTCACTGGgacaggcagagcaggaggtaTTAAAGCAGCTTAACATTCCTCCTGAGGTATCCAGGTATAACTTGGAGCTGACTTACGAGAATTTCAAGTCAGAGGAGATCCTCCGGGCAGTCCTTCCTGAAGGCCAGGATGTCGCCTCTGGTTTTAGCCGCGTTGGTCACATAGCTCATTTCAATCTTAGGGACCATCAGCTCCCTTACAGACATTTGATCG GACAGGTTATAATCGACAAGAATCCAGGCATCACCTGTGTGGTGAATAAAACCAGCATTATTGACAGCACGTACAGAAACTTTCAAATGGAAGTGCTCGCTGGAGAGAGCAACCTGGTCACTAAG gtcaaagaaaataatatctcATATGACTTGGACTTTGCTAAGGTCTACTGGAACCCCCGTCTTTCCACAGAACATGGCCGTATCGTTGAGCTTTTAAAGCCCGGGGATGTCCTTTTCGATGTCTTTGCTGGGATCGGACCTTTTGCTATcccagcagcaaagaaaaagtgcGTCGTATTTGCAAATGATCTCAACCCTGAATCCTACAAATGGCTTCTGCACAACTGCAAGCTAAACAAAGTAGACAACAAAATCAAAGCATTCAACCTGGATGGCAGAGACTTCCTCCTGGGGCCAGTAAGAGAAGAACTTAGTAAAGCGCTCGCACTTGAAAAAGAGGAGCAGAAACCCGCTGTCCATATAGTCATGAATTTGCCAGCTTCGGCTCTtgaatttctgcatgttttcaggCATCTCTTGGTCGGAGAGCCCTGCAGCGCTGCTGTCCTTCCCACGGTGCACTGCTACGGCTTCTCCAAACATGAAAACCCAGCCAAAGAGATTCAAGAACGGGCCGAGGCTTCGCTGGGAGCCTCCCTAGACGGGCGCTGTTCTACGTACCTGGTGAGGAACGTTGCCCCGAACAAGGAGATGCTGTGCATTAGCTTCCAGGTTCCAGCGGATGTGCTGTACAAGAGGCCCTGCCCTGCTGAAG AAAAACCAGCCTCTAAGCGTCTGCGTACCAGCAAAgattttactgaagaaaatttagCGAGTTGA